The sequence below is a genomic window from Vibrio mangrovi.
TCATATACCAGATTTATCCCCGTTCTTTTTACGATACCAACGACGATGGCATTGGCGATATACAAGGTATTATTCAAAAACTGGATTACATCAAGAGCCTGAATGTCGATGCCATCTGGTTATGTCCGGTCTGCACATCACCGGATGTCGATAATGGCTATGATTGCAGCAATTATCTGGAAATCGATCCCCGTTATGGCACCAATCAGGATATGTCTGACCTAATCGCCGCAGCCGGAGAAAGAGAAATGGGGATCATTATTGATTTGGTATTAAATCATACTTCGGATCAACACCGATGGTTTCAGAATGCGCTCACCGGGCGTGATGCGAAATTCCGGGACTTCTATATCTGGGGAGAAGGAACAACGGATCACTACGGAAACAGGTTACCGCCCAACGATCTGCAATCCAATTTTGGTGGTTCAGCATGGGAATATCATCGGGAAACCGATCAGTTTTATCTTCATCTGCATGATAAAAGCCAACCGGATCTCAACTGGAGCAATCCTCAGGTAAGAGATGCACTCTACGGTATTGTTCAGTTCTGGATTGATCAGGGTGTTGCCGGATTTCGTCTGGATGTGATTGATTTAATCGGCAAAGAGCCATTTCAGAACATCACTCAGAATGGCCCGAAAATGCATGATTATATTCATGAACTTGCGGGAAAAACCTTCGCCGGTCAGCCCGTGATGACCATTGGTGAAACCTGGGGAGCCACGCCGGAAGAAGCTTTAAAATTTATCGCCCCCGAACGGCAGGAGCTCAATATGGTTTTCCAGTTCGAACCGATGCAACTGGATAAACAGGCAGGCGGACAGCGCTGGGATCTGGCGCCACTGGATAAGCTTGCCTTCAAAAAAAACTATCTCAAATGGCAGACCAGCCTCAGAAACCGTGGCTGGAATGCTCTGTTTGCCAATAACCACGATCTGCCAAGAGTGGTGTCCCGATGGGGCAATGACAGAGAATACCGGGCTCAGTCAGCCAAAGCACTGGCCGCAGTACTGTATCTGATGCAGGGGACGCCTTTCATTTATCAGGGGGAAGAAATCGGGATGACGAATATCCCGTATGATTCAATCGATGATTTCATTGATATTGAAACCATCAACACCTGGCATGAAAGGAAGCAACGGGGAATTGCCGAAACAGAAATTCTCACATCACTCAGAGCCAAATGCCGGGAAAACGGACGAACACCGATGCAGTGGAATAGCCAGCCTTATGCCGGTTTTTCAACAGCTTCACCCTGGTATGCTGCCAATCCCAACTACCCGGAAATTAATGTCGCAATACAAGAGAGTGATCAACACTCAATACTCAATTTCTATCGGACTTTACTGCAATACAGAAAAGAGAACCCGGTGATCCGAGACGGAGAGTTTCAGCTACTTCTGACAGATCACCCGGATATTTTTGCCTATCAAAGAGCCACTCAGGAACAATCGGTATGGGTCATTGCAAACCTCAGCGATCGTTGTACTTCATGGGCCCAAACCCAGTTCAAAGAACCCGGCAGAAAAATCATGTTCTCAAATTACCCGACAGACCATCATGAAATACAGGAAAGAATGACACACGAAACGATTCGATTCGCCCCATGGGAATTGTGGGTGATTGAAGGTTAGCAAGTAAAATTCAGGGCTATTGAAAACGGGGGAGAATTTATTCTCAGGCAGTTCATACCTTTTTAGAGAATGTCAGAAAAATTGTCCCTGATTTCTTTCCTGAAAAATCCCGATTCTTAAGTCTTTCCTAAGATTTCCATCTTAACCTGCTGATTGAATTTGTTTGCACATGAGAAAGTATCTTTATGGGAATCCTGAATCATCGGCTACTTCACAAATATTGGCACTCACATATTTCTCCGCTGACAGCTGCTACGCTTAATGTAGATGACAGAATATCAGATAACCTGATCCGAAAATAAGGAATGCATTCAGGTGAATCATATGCCGTATCAGTTTTCTCATCGCTTCTACCTACAACAAGCCGGAATACTGTTTGTTCTTGCTGCGGTATTTTTTGTGCTTTCAAGATATCGTCCATTTGACCTGTATTTCAGTGATCTCTGGTTTGATCCGCAGATAAACCGCTTTCCTCTCACCGAAAATTACTGGCTTGAGGTGGTCAATCACCATTACGTCAAATACTTTGTAATTGCGATTGCAACAGGAACACTGATACTCGGCATTATTCAGAAAAAATTCCACTGGATTGCTATCGCGTTAATCATGGCTTCAGGGCCGGCAATCATCGGCTTATTAAAATCGTTCAGCCATCACTCCTGCCCCTGGGATCTGATCCGATACGGCGGTAGCGGACACGAATACCCGCTACTTGGCAGTATCCCGGAATTTCCCGGTGATGGGCGCTGTTTCCCTGGTGGACATGCTTCCGGAGGATTCGGGCTGATGGCATTTTATTTTCTTCTCTACCCAATATCCCGGCGTATGGCAACATGGGCGATTATTGGTGCTCTTAGTCTTGGCATGATTATGGGCTATGGTCAGGTCATGCGGGGCGCGCATTTCTTTAGTCATAATCTGTGGACAATATGGTGGGTCTGGAGTATTCAGCTTATCCTTTATTACCTGTATACCTTCGGTTATT
It includes:
- a CDS encoding glycoside hydrolase family 13 protein, whose protein sequence is MFHDKNWWKNAVIYQIYPRSFYDTNDDGIGDIQGIIQKLDYIKSLNVDAIWLCPVCTSPDVDNGYDCSNYLEIDPRYGTNQDMSDLIAAAGEREMGIIIDLVLNHTSDQHRWFQNALTGRDAKFRDFYIWGEGTTDHYGNRLPPNDLQSNFGGSAWEYHRETDQFYLHLHDKSQPDLNWSNPQVRDALYGIVQFWIDQGVAGFRLDVIDLIGKEPFQNITQNGPKMHDYIHELAGKTFAGQPVMTIGETWGATPEEALKFIAPERQELNMVFQFEPMQLDKQAGGQRWDLAPLDKLAFKKNYLKWQTSLRNRGWNALFANNHDLPRVVSRWGNDREYRAQSAKALAAVLYLMQGTPFIYQGEEIGMTNIPYDSIDDFIDIETINTWHERKQRGIAETEILTSLRAKCRENGRTPMQWNSQPYAGFSTASPWYAANPNYPEINVAIQESDQHSILNFYRTLLQYRKENPVIRDGEFQLLLTDHPDIFAYQRATQEQSVWVIANLSDRCTSWAQTQFKEPGRKIMFSNYPTDHHEIQERMTHETIRFAPWELWVIEG
- a CDS encoding phosphatase PAP2 family protein, producing the protein MPYQFSHRFYLQQAGILFVLAAVFFVLSRYRPFDLYFSDLWFDPQINRFPLTENYWLEVVNHHYVKYFVIAIATGTLILGIIQKKFHWIAIALIMASGPAIIGLLKSFSHHSCPWDLIRYGGSGHEYPLLGSIPEFPGDGRCFPGGHASGGFGLMAFYFLLYPISRRMATWAIIGALSLGMIMGYGQVMRGAHFFSHNLWTIWWVWSIQLILYYLYTFGYYRLFPDKESSH